A region of Kribbella sp. NBC_01245 DNA encodes the following proteins:
- the ctaD gene encoding aa3-type cytochrome oxidase subunit I — MTDFAERSAIPAVGAVPRRRSKGQIAVKWLTTTDHKLIGHLYLLTSFAFFLIGGVMALLIRAELAKPGLQIVNEEVYNQLFTMHGTIMLLLFATPLFVGFANVIMPLQIGAPDVAFPRLNMFSFWLFLFGGLITISGFFTPGGAADFGWFAYAPLSNEVRSPGVGGDLWIMGLWMAGLGTILGAVNFVTTIITMRAPGMTMFRMSIFTWNILVTSILVLIAFPILAGALLMLEADRLLGAHVFDAANGGPLLWQHLFWFFGHPEVYIIALPFFGIVTEILPVFSRKPIFGYIGLVAATLMIGALSVAVWAHHMYVTGAVNLPFFSFMTFLIAVPTGVKFFNWIGTMWGGSLSFDTPMLWSVGFLTTFLFGGLTGIILASPALDYQLSDSYFVVAHFHYVVFGTVVFAMFAGFYFWWPKMTGRMLDERLGKLHFWLLFLGFHTTFLVQHWLGVEGMPRRYATYKAEEGFTTLNQVSSIGAFLLGVSMLPFFYNVYKSRKSPMVNVDDPWGWGRSLEWATSSPPPRHNFIRLPRIRSESPAFDLHHPELALAEYPATGAARDNLLDAGDDDGRTEHLEQLAGGRDNVDGDKA; from the coding sequence GTGACCGACTTCGCCGAGCGGAGCGCGATCCCGGCCGTCGGTGCCGTGCCGCGCCGCCGGAGCAAGGGACAGATCGCGGTCAAGTGGCTGACGACGACCGATCACAAGCTGATCGGTCACCTGTACCTGCTGACCTCGTTCGCCTTCTTCCTGATCGGCGGCGTGATGGCGCTGCTGATCCGCGCCGAGCTGGCCAAGCCGGGTCTGCAGATCGTGAACGAAGAGGTCTACAACCAGCTCTTCACGATGCACGGCACGATCATGCTGCTGCTGTTCGCGACGCCGCTGTTCGTCGGCTTCGCGAACGTGATCATGCCGCTGCAGATCGGTGCCCCCGATGTCGCGTTCCCGCGGCTCAACATGTTCAGCTTCTGGCTGTTCCTGTTCGGCGGTCTGATCACGATCAGCGGCTTTTTCACCCCGGGTGGCGCGGCCGACTTCGGCTGGTTCGCGTACGCCCCGCTGTCCAACGAGGTCCGCTCGCCGGGCGTCGGTGGCGACCTGTGGATCATGGGTCTGTGGATGGCCGGTCTGGGCACCATTCTCGGTGCGGTCAACTTCGTCACCACCATCATCACGATGCGTGCGCCGGGTATGACCATGTTCCGGATGTCGATCTTCACCTGGAACATCCTGGTGACGTCGATCCTGGTGCTGATCGCGTTCCCGATCCTGGCCGGCGCGCTGCTGATGCTGGAGGCGGACCGACTACTCGGTGCACACGTCTTCGACGCGGCCAATGGTGGACCACTGCTGTGGCAGCACCTGTTCTGGTTCTTCGGTCACCCTGAGGTGTACATCATCGCGCTGCCGTTCTTCGGCATCGTGACCGAGATCCTGCCGGTGTTCAGCCGCAAGCCGATCTTCGGTTACATCGGTCTGGTCGCCGCGACGCTGATGATCGGCGCCCTGTCGGTGGCGGTGTGGGCTCACCACATGTATGTGACAGGAGCGGTGAATCTACCGTTCTTCTCGTTCATGACCTTCTTGATCGCCGTGCCCACCGGGGTGAAGTTCTTCAACTGGATAGGCACGATGTGGGGCGGGTCATTGTCGTTCGACACCCCGATGCTGTGGTCGGTCGGCTTCCTGACGACCTTCCTCTTCGGTGGTCTGACCGGCATCATCCTGGCCTCGCCCGCCCTGGACTACCAGCTGTCCGACTCGTACTTCGTGGTCGCGCACTTCCACTACGTCGTGTTCGGCACGGTCGTGTTCGCGATGTTCGCCGGGTTCTACTTCTGGTGGCCGAAGATGACCGGGCGAATGCTGGACGAGCGGCTCGGAAAGCTGCACTTCTGGCTGTTGTTCCTCGGTTTCCACACCACCTTCCTGGTGCAGCACTGGCTCGGTGTCGAGGGCATGCCGCGGCGCTACGCGACGTACAAGGCTGAAGAGGGTTTCACCACCCTGAACCAGGTCTCGAGCATCGGTGCCTTCCTGCTCGGCGTCTCGATGCTGCCGTTCTTCTACAACGTCTACAAGTCGCGCAAGTCGCCGATGGTGAACGTCGACGACCCGTGGGGCTGGGGCCGTTCGCTGGAGTGGGCGACCAGTTCGCCCCCGCCGCGGCACAACTTCATCCGGCTGCCGCGGATCAGGTCGGAGAGCCCGGCGTTCGACCTGCACCACCCGGAGTTGGCCCTCGCGGAGTATCCGGCCACTGGGGCGGCGCGAGACAACCTGCTCGATGCGGGTGACGACGACGGTAGAACGGAACATCTCGAACAGTTGGCCGGCGGCCGCGACAACGTGGACGGAGACAAGGCATGA
- the ctaC gene encoding aa3-type cytochrome oxidase subunit II yields the protein MGSKRRLGVAAISAAGLLLATGCSAETTEQWKRLGLPEGASDRTEYMHSLWMGAWIAALIIGFAVWGLMLYVVVRYRRRNEDAPRQVRYNLPLEALYTLAPFAIIGALFFYTIENGNKIDEMSATPDHTVKVVGFQWQWVFNYDEQVEGESEKGVWETGSFAKPAELWLPVNESVRFDLSSPDVIHSFWVPSFYFKRDIIPGRASSFELTPTKTGTFAGKCAELCGLYHTRMTFNVRVVTRAEYDAHLLQLAAKGQTGAATGGQDANTIPNGEHAQEHGGEK from the coding sequence GTGGGTTCGAAGAGACGCCTGGGAGTAGCGGCCATCAGTGCCGCAGGATTGCTCCTGGCAACCGGTTGTTCCGCCGAGACCACTGAGCAGTGGAAGCGGCTAGGCCTGCCCGAGGGCGCCTCGGACCGGACCGAGTACATGCACAGTCTGTGGATGGGGGCGTGGATCGCCGCGCTCATCATCGGCTTCGCCGTTTGGGGCCTGATGCTGTACGTCGTGGTCCGGTACCGGCGGCGTAACGAGGACGCGCCCCGCCAGGTCAGGTACAACCTGCCCCTGGAGGCGTTGTACACGCTGGCCCCGTTCGCCATCATCGGCGCGCTGTTCTTCTACACGATCGAGAACGGCAACAAGATCGACGAGATGTCGGCCACCCCGGACCACACCGTCAAGGTGGTCGGTTTCCAGTGGCAGTGGGTCTTCAACTACGACGAGCAGGTCGAGGGCGAGAGCGAGAAGGGTGTCTGGGAGACCGGATCCTTCGCCAAGCCCGCCGAGCTGTGGCTGCCGGTGAACGAGTCGGTCCGCTTCGACCTGAGCTCGCCGGACGTCATCCACTCGTTCTGGGTGCCCTCCTTCTACTTCAAGCGCGACATCATCCCGGGCCGGGCCAGCTCGTTCGAGCTGACGCCGACCAAGACCGGCACGTTCGCGGGTAAGTGCGCGGAGCTGTGCGGTCTGTACCACACCCGGATGACCTTCAACGTCCGCGTGGTCACCCGCGCCGAGTACGACGCGCACCTGCTGCAGCTGGCCGCGAAGGGCCAGACCGGCGCCGCGACCGGCGGCCAGGACGCGAACACCATCCCGAACGGTGAGCACGCACAAGAGCACGGAGGCGAGAAGTGA
- a CDS encoding cysteine desulfurase family protein yields the protein MTNRSYLDAASSESLHPAAREILLSALDSGWADPARLHHEGRTARLLWDNAREVVAEAVGCRPDELFFTSSGTTAIHTGVTAAAAARRRTGDRVVHGAVEHSAVLHAAAVAGQPIEVGVDILGRIDLSAYGDAVAQPGVALAALQSANHEVGTRQPVALVAEACAFAGVPLLVDAAATLGHEEVPSGWSLLAASAHKWGGPAGVGVLAVRKGVRLLPRWPLEEREQGLAPGHPNIPAVLAAAAALQARRTEAAALDGSHRAWIASLRQRLLADVPDVEVVGDPDDRLPHILTFSCLYVDGETLVTALDAEGFAVSSGSACTASTLRPSHVLAAMGVLTHGNVRVSLGRDTTYDEVDRFAQVVPKIVRDIRAQVGL from the coding sequence GTGACCAACCGCTCGTATCTGGACGCCGCTTCGTCGGAATCCCTGCATCCGGCCGCACGCGAGATTCTGCTGTCCGCGCTGGACTCCGGCTGGGCGGATCCGGCCCGCCTGCATCACGAGGGGCGGACCGCCCGGCTGCTGTGGGACAACGCCCGCGAAGTGGTCGCGGAGGCCGTCGGCTGCCGTCCCGACGAGCTGTTCTTCACGTCTTCCGGCACCACGGCCATCCACACCGGAGTGACCGCCGCGGCCGCCGCGCGTCGCCGTACCGGTGATCGCGTGGTGCACGGCGCGGTCGAGCATTCGGCGGTGCTGCACGCCGCGGCCGTGGCGGGGCAGCCGATCGAGGTCGGCGTCGACATCCTCGGCCGCATCGACCTTTCGGCGTACGGCGATGCTGTGGCGCAGCCCGGCGTGGCGCTGGCCGCCCTGCAATCGGCCAACCACGAGGTGGGTACGCGGCAGCCTGTCGCGTTGGTCGCGGAGGCGTGCGCTTTCGCGGGTGTACCACTGCTGGTCGACGCGGCGGCCACGCTCGGTCACGAGGAGGTGCCGTCCGGGTGGTCGTTGCTGGCGGCAAGCGCTCACAAGTGGGGTGGACCGGCCGGTGTCGGCGTGCTCGCCGTGCGCAAGGGCGTGCGTCTGCTCCCCCGCTGGCCGTTGGAGGAACGCGAGCAAGGCCTCGCGCCCGGCCACCCGAACATCCCGGCCGTGCTGGCAGCCGCCGCCGCGCTGCAGGCCCGTCGTACCGAGGCTGCGGCGTTGGACGGCTCGCACCGGGCGTGGATCGCTTCGTTGCGTCAACGGCTCCTGGCCGACGTACCGGATGTAGAGGTGGTCGGTGATCCCGACGACCGGTTGCCGCACATCCTGACGTTCTCCTGCCTGTACGTCGACGGGGAGACGCTTGTGACCGCGCTGGACGCCGAGGGCTTCGCCGTGTCGAGCGGCTCGGCCTGTACGGCGAGCACGTTGCGGCCGTCGCACGTCCTGGCGGCGATGGGCGTGCTTACGCATGGCAATGTGCGGGTCTCGCTGGGGCGCGATACGACGTACGACGAGGTGGACCGGTTCGCGCAGGTGGTGCCGAAGATCGTGCGGGACATCCGGGCGCAGGTGGGGCTATGA
- a CDS encoding sulfurtransferase TusA family protein, protein MTADLELDCRGMLCPLPVIMLAKRLPEVAVGETVAVLADDPAAAVDIPAWCRMRSQELVLADGELYLVRRLS, encoded by the coding sequence ATGACGGCTGACTTGGAGTTGGATTGCCGTGGCATGTTGTGCCCGTTGCCGGTGATCATGCTGGCCAAACGTCTTCCGGAAGTCGCCGTCGGCGAGACGGTCGCGGTGCTCGCGGACGACCCGGCCGCGGCGGTGGACATCCCCGCCTGGTGCCGCATGCGGTCGCAGGAGCTGGTCCTGGCCGACGGCGAGCTCTATTTGGTCCGGCGGCTTTCCTGA
- a CDS encoding SIR2 family NAD-dependent protein deacylase: MDAYELVAKAQRITVLTGAGISTESGIPDFRGPQGLWTTQPAAQAIFDIDSYLADPAVRIQAWKQRLITQPWTVEPNAGHHALVELERQNRLCAIVTQNIDGLHQKAGSSPSLVHELHGTALNVVCMSCDRRLPMAELLPRLEAGEDDPPCELCGGILKSATVSFGQSLDPDVMDAALDAARDCDLFMAIGTSLQVYPAAGLCDVAQGLGARLIIINAEPTPYDAAADALDHSPIGQVLPGLVSV, translated from the coding sequence ATGGACGCATACGAGCTGGTCGCCAAGGCGCAACGGATCACCGTCCTGACCGGAGCGGGTATCTCGACGGAGTCGGGTATCCCGGACTTCCGCGGTCCGCAAGGCTTGTGGACCACCCAGCCGGCCGCGCAGGCCATCTTCGACATCGACAGCTACCTGGCCGATCCGGCCGTCCGGATCCAGGCCTGGAAACAGCGCCTCATCACCCAGCCGTGGACCGTCGAGCCGAACGCCGGCCACCACGCCCTCGTCGAGCTGGAACGCCAGAACCGGCTGTGCGCCATCGTCACGCAGAACATTGACGGGCTGCACCAGAAGGCTGGCTCTTCCCCCAGCCTCGTGCACGAGCTCCACGGGACCGCGCTGAACGTCGTCTGCATGAGCTGCGACCGCCGCCTCCCGATGGCCGAGCTGCTGCCGCGGTTGGAGGCGGGCGAGGACGACCCGCCCTGCGAGCTCTGCGGCGGCATCCTCAAATCGGCAACGGTGTCGTTCGGCCAGTCACTCGATCCCGACGTGATGGACGCAGCACTCGACGCGGCCCGCGACTGCGACCTCTTCATGGCCATCGGTACGTCGCTACAGGTCTACCCGGCAGCCGGCCTCTGCGACGTGGCCCAAGGACTCGGCGCCCGCCTGATCATCATCAACGCCGAACCCACCCCGTACGACGCAGCCGCCGACGCCCTCGACCACTCCCCCATCGGCCAGGTCCTGCCGGGCCTGGTCTCCGTTTAA
- a CDS encoding GNAT family N-acetyltransferase codes for MTDFATKPTLVGEKVTLRVLTEDDFEPMWAAFQDPEVMRLTGSHTEITAETAREWLRTRADQPDRLDLAIVDNETGLCVGEAVLNEWDSDNESCSFRILIGPTGRGRGLGTEATRLIVGYGFEKLGLHRISLEVYAFNPRARRAYEKAGFVPEGTMRHALLWNGERIDATLMSILAPDWPA; via the coding sequence GTGACGGATTTCGCAACCAAGCCGACGCTGGTCGGCGAGAAGGTGACGCTCCGCGTTCTCACCGAAGACGACTTCGAGCCGATGTGGGCCGCCTTCCAGGACCCCGAAGTGATGCGCCTGACCGGCAGTCATACTGAGATCACGGCTGAAACCGCGCGGGAGTGGCTACGGACTCGCGCCGACCAGCCCGACCGCCTGGACCTGGCGATCGTCGACAACGAGACCGGGCTGTGCGTTGGCGAGGCTGTTCTGAATGAGTGGGACTCGGATAACGAGTCCTGCAGCTTCCGCATCCTCATCGGCCCGACCGGCCGTGGCCGCGGTCTCGGCACCGAGGCGACCCGCCTGATCGTCGGCTACGGCTTCGAAAAGCTCGGCCTGCACCGAATCAGCCTCGAGGTCTACGCCTTCAACCCCCGAGCACGCCGAGCCTACGAAAAGGCCGGCTTCGTCCCCGAAGGCACCATGCGCCACGCCCTCCTCTGGAACGGCGAACGCATCGACGCCACCCTAATGTCCATCCTCGCCCCCGACTGGCCCGCCTAG
- a CDS encoding IS30 family transposase, which produces MTRAAKEVGVHPGTARDWHHGVRRVGNTRVYPDGRVVDYGTTTRYSTSMTPSADAVISDRYLCLDQRLAIADGRVNKLTLTAIAAGIGKDKSTVSREIRAHSVEGTYLPHQAHRDAAAARARPKTSKLVTDPALREQVELGLERKLSPEQISNRLVKDFPDDESMRVSHETIYKALYFQARGGLKREVQTALRTGRTRRKPQRQPGQRQHRFVEEMIMISERPAEADDRAVPGHWEGDLIMGENNRSAIATLVERTTRYTMLVHLPGGHDAEQVRDGLIATMKTLPGHLRGSLTWDQGCEMAKHKQFSIATDMAVYFCDPHSPWQRGTNENTNGLLRQYFPKGTDLSIHGPEDLEHVAQELNGRPRKTLDWDTPAERLRDLLTT; this is translated from the coding sequence ATCACGCGCGCAGCCAAGGAGGTGGGCGTGCATCCGGGTACTGCGCGGGACTGGCATCACGGGGTCCGCAGGGTGGGCAACACGCGGGTCTATCCCGATGGGCGGGTCGTGGACTACGGCACCACAACCCGATACTCCACTTCCATGACCCCATCAGCTGACGCGGTGATCAGCGACCGTTACCTGTGCCTGGACCAGCGGCTGGCGATCGCCGATGGGCGGGTCAACAAACTCACCTTGACCGCGATCGCGGCCGGCATCGGCAAGGACAAGTCCACAGTCTCTCGTGAGATCCGCGCCCACAGTGTTGAAGGAACCTACCTGCCCCACCAGGCCCACCGCGACGCTGCGGCCGCCAGGGCCCGGCCCAAGACCTCAAAGCTGGTCACCGATCCCGCGTTGCGTGAGCAGGTCGAGCTGGGTCTGGAGCGGAAGTTGTCGCCGGAGCAGATTTCGAACAGGCTCGTCAAGGACTTCCCCGACGACGAGAGCATGCGCGTGAGCCACGAGACGATCTACAAGGCGCTCTACTTCCAGGCCCGCGGCGGCCTCAAACGCGAAGTCCAGACCGCGCTGCGCACCGGACGGACCCGCCGCAAACCACAACGCCAGCCCGGCCAGCGCCAGCACCGGTTCGTCGAGGAGATGATCATGATCTCCGAGCGGCCCGCCGAGGCCGACGATCGCGCGGTTCCCGGCCACTGGGAAGGCGACCTGATCATGGGCGAGAACAACCGGTCCGCGATCGCCACCCTGGTCGAACGCACCACCCGCTACACGATGCTGGTCCACCTGCCCGGCGGCCACGACGCCGAACAGGTCCGCGACGGTCTCATCGCGACGATGAAAACCCTGCCCGGCCATCTGCGCGGCTCGCTGACCTGGGACCAGGGCTGCGAAATGGCCAAACACAAACAGTTCTCCATCGCCACCGACATGGCCGTCTACTTCTGCGACCCGCACTCCCCCTGGCAGCGCGGCACCAACGAAAACACCAACGGACTACTGCGCCAGTACTTCCCCAAGGGCACCGACCTGAGCATCCACGGACCCGAAGACCTCGAACACGTCGCCCAAGAACTCAACGGGCGACCACGCAAAACGCTCGACTGGGACACCCCAGCCGAACGCCTACGTGATCTACTCACCACCTAG